GCCGTTCCACCTGGCGCCGCGACAAGCCGAGCTTCTCGGCGGCGCGCCAGACCGCCAGGCCATGGTCGACCACGGCCTGAATCACCTTGAGCCGATCGAGTTCGCGCATCGTCGTCGTGATGGTCTCGGGCTTGCGCATCGCGGCCTCCAGTCTCGGACAGACGGAAAGCCGCCAGCATGCCAGCCTGGGCAAGGGGGTACGTCATTTCTATTTGGCTCAAATGCGACATTACTATTTGGGGCCAACACGTGCTGTCAAAGCTAAATTGAAATGTCCGGTCTCTGGCTAAGTTGAAATGTCCGGTTGATCGGCTATTGGGGTGAGCGTAGGGCGGTAGTGCTGTCCTGACGTGACTGAGTCCAAGCCGTGCTGCCTGAGCCCTGTTGAACTGCCAGCGCAAGCTGAATCAGTTTTCCGTTCCGTTAAGCGGCCACGGCTGCTCCTGCAGCCTTTGCAACGCTTCCAACATATCGTTCTGGCCGAGCGACCGCTGCGATTTCTTGCCGGGCGGCCGTCCACGCTTGCGCGGAACCCCCTCCGTGCCAGGCACAGAGAGCGAACGCGTGTTATCGCGCTTCTCCTGCACGTATTGCGCCAACTGCAGCACATGTCCCAGGCGCTTGTTGTCCACGATCGCGCCCTGGTCCACTTCCGACAGCCGGTCATAGGTGGTGTAGGGCAGGGCGGCGCCATTAGCCCGCGGCTCGATCCTGCCATCTGGGTAGTGATAGACGTCGATGTAGCAGCCAGCCAGCTTGCGATGCTCCGGCGGGTCCGCCAGCAGGTAGAGCATCTTGTCGTACTGGATCGTCAGGCTCTTGGACACGCAGCGTGGCTCGCGCCACGCGAAGATCAGATCCAGATTCTCGTCCGGTCGCAGCGGTCGATGGGCGTTGTGGTTGTTGCGCGGCACCTTGGCAAAGCGCGCGTTGTAGTCGGCGATGAACTCCGCCATGAAGCCATTGGCCGCCTCCATGGTGCTGATGCCACGCAGGCGCAGCTCCTTGACCAGCCGGTCCTGCAAGGTCAGGTGTGTCCGTTCCACGCGGCCTTTTGCCTGGCTGCTGTTGGCGCAGATGCCTTCGATGTTCAGTTCGAACAAGGCCCGCGCAAACTGCGTATGGCCGTCGCCGCTAGTTGCTCCTTGCTTGTTGACCCGGAAAACGCTGGCCTTGTCACTGTAAAACGCCACCGGCTTGCCGTGGCGCTCCAGGTAGGCGCGGGTCGCCGCGAAGTACGTGAACGTGGCCTCCGAATGGGTAAAGCGCAGCTCCATGATCCGGCTGGTGGCGTCGTCGACATAAACGAGCAGCGTGCAGGCAGGCGCGCGTTCCTCAAACCAGCGGTGATCGCAGCCATCAATCTGAATCAGTTCGCCATAGCAGGCGCGCCGATTACGAGGCTGATAGACCTTGAGCGGGCGCTGTTTGCGCGGTACCCACAGGCCGGCAACCATCATCAGCCGCCGGACCGTTTCCTTCGCCAGAGTGAGCCCGTGTGCTTCGCGCAGCTTCTCGGCCGCCAGGGTCGGGCCGAAGTCGGCATAGTGTTCCCGGATCAGGCCGAGCGCTGCGGCTTCGCGCTCGCCAGACAGACGGTTGTTGCTGGGTCGGCCGCGCTTGCGCGAGACCAGCCCGGCTGGGCCTTCCAGCCGGTAGCGCTCCAGTAACCGCCGCAGCTGCCGGTCAGTGATCTCCAATCGTTCGGCGGCCACGCCAGGCCGCAACTGACCATCCATGACCGCCTGGACGGTCTTGAGCCTGTCAATCTCGCGCATGCTTAGAGACCGTTTCAAAAAGACCCCGAGGGGGCTGTTAACCTTTTCGGCAAGCTGTTAACCTTGGCCATCTGAACGATGGGAACCGAGGGGATGAGCGCGCCGATCATCGATGACGAGCTGTGGGCACTGATCGAACCTTTGCTGCCGCCGCCGAAGCCGCGACGCAAGAAATATCCAGGCCGCCTTCCGGTTTCGGATCGAGCTGCGCTGAACGGCATCTTGTTCGTGTTCAAGACCAGCATACGCTGGTGCGACCTGTCGACCAAGTTGGGATTCGGTTCGGGTCCGACCTGCTGGAGGCGCTTGCGCGACTGGCAGAAGGCTGGCGTGTGGAAGCGATTGCACGAACTATTGCTGGCGAAGCTTCGCGAGGCCCACGAACTCGATTTCTCACGAGTAGCCGTCGATTCATCGTCGGTGCGAGCCGTTGGGGCGGGCGAAAAACTGGCCCGAACCCCACGGATCGCTCGCGACCAGGTTCCAAGCACCACATCCTCGTCGATGCAAATGGCGTCCCAATCAGCGCAATCCTGACCGGGGCGAATCGCAACGACGTCACCCAATTGCTGCCGCTCGTCGACGCGATCCCGCCCATTCGCGGCGTGCGCGGCCGACCGCTTCAGAAGCCAAAAGTCATCTACGCAGACCGAGGCTATGACTCCGAGCCACATCGTCAGCGGCTTCGCGAGCGCGGCATCAAGCCGGTGCTTGCCAAACGCCGGACTGAGCACGGTAGTGGTCTGGGCAAGTTCCGCTGGGTTGTCGAACGTACCCAAGCGTGGCTTCACAACTTTCGTCGTCTTCGCATTCGCTTCGAACGTCGAGCTGACATTCATGAAGCGCTCCTCAAGTTCGGCTGAATTCGATGCACCTGGTATTTCCAGTAGGCGTCCATGGTTGGGCCGAATGAGTCTTTCCCCTTGTCCCAGTGGTGGATTTTGATGCCTTCGTAGGTGTCGTAGGGAAATCCACAAGGAACTGGCACCTTGTTGCGACGCCCA
The Cupriavidus taiwanensis genome window above contains:
- a CDS encoding ISNCY family transposase, producing MREIDRLKTVQAVMDGQLRPGVAAERLEITDRQLRRLLERYRLEGPAGLVSRKRGRPSNNRLSGEREAAALGLIREHYADFGPTLAAEKLREAHGLTLAKETVRRLMMVAGLWVPRKQRPLKVYQPRNRRACYGELIQIDGCDHRWFEERAPACTLLVYVDDATSRIMELRFTHSEATFTYFAATRAYLERHGKPVAFYSDKASVFRVNKQGATSGDGHTQFARALFELNIEGICANSSQAKGRVERTHLTLQDRLVKELRLRGISTMEAANGFMAEFIADYNARFAKVPRNNHNAHRPLRPDENLDLIFAWREPRCVSKSLTIQYDKMLYLLADPPEHRKLAGCYIDVYHYPDGRIEPRANGAALPYTTYDRLSEVDQGAIVDNKRLGHVLQLAQYVQEKRDNTRSLSVPGTEGVPRKRGRPPGKKSQRSLGQNDMLEALQRLQEQPWPLNGTEN
- a CDS encoding IS5 family transposase (programmed frameshift); translation: MSAPIIDDELWALIEPLLPPPKPRRKKYPGRLPVSDRAALNGILFVFKTSIRWCDLSTKLGFGSGPTCWRRLRDWQKAGVWKRLHELLLAKLREAHELDFSRVAVDSSSVPSRWGGRKTGPNPTDRSRPGSKHHILVDANGVPISAILTGANRNDVTQLLPLVDAIPPIRGVRGRPLQKPKVIYADRGYDSEPHRQRLRERGIKPVLAKRRTEHGSGLGKFRWVVERTQAWLHNFRRLRIRFERRADIHEALLKFG